One genomic segment of Devosia sp. includes these proteins:
- a CDS encoding ABC transporter substrate-binding protein — MFRIAATALILLSSTAIPAFAEGWTYTGGDGKTVTLDAAPVRIIASQDAAAGLIPLGIRPVGIYADSAVADAKALQGLDLTGIEIIGQTWGEVDIEKAAALQPDIIIGEYWPLDTTWSGGDEVVAALSPLAPITGPIQGDSILTLIEDYEALAESLGADLSAPEIAGQKATFETSLDGFKAAVAAKPDLTALAVWAGPDALYVAATPGSAELMDFANWGLKLIDPEVADDRGYWETLSWENADKYQPDLILVDNRSASTMETALAQPTWTLMKAAEAGQVTDWPAFWLRNYAVYAAELDKLTAAITAADAELAP; from the coding sequence ATGTTTCGCATTGCTGCAACTGCCCTCATCCTATTGTCGTCGACAGCAATTCCGGCCTTTGCCGAAGGCTGGACCTATACCGGCGGCGATGGCAAAACGGTCACGCTTGACGCGGCGCCCGTGCGCATCATTGCCAGTCAGGATGCTGCCGCAGGCCTGATCCCGCTCGGCATTCGCCCCGTCGGCATCTACGCAGACAGCGCCGTAGCCGATGCCAAGGCATTGCAGGGGCTCGACCTTACGGGCATCGAGATCATCGGTCAGACCTGGGGCGAGGTGGACATCGAAAAGGCCGCGGCCCTCCAGCCCGATATCATCATTGGCGAATATTGGCCGCTCGATACGACCTGGTCCGGCGGCGATGAAGTGGTTGCAGCGCTCAGCCCGCTGGCACCGATTACCGGCCCGATCCAGGGCGATTCCATCCTCACCCTGATCGAAGACTACGAAGCCCTTGCCGAAAGCCTGGGCGCCGATCTGTCGGCTCCGGAAATCGCCGGCCAGAAGGCCACCTTTGAAACATCGCTTGACGGCTTCAAGGCCGCCGTTGCCGCCAAGCCCGATCTGACCGCGCTCGCCGTCTGGGCTGGCCCCGACGCACTCTATGTGGCGGCTACCCCCGGCTCGGCTGAGCTGATGGATTTCGCCAATTGGGGCCTGAAGCTGATCGACCCGGAAGTCGCGGATGATCGCGGCTACTGGGAAACCCTGTCCTGGGAAAATGCCGACAAGTACCAGCCCGATCTCATCCTGGTCGACAACCGCTCCGCTTCGACCATGGAAACGGCTCTTGCCCAGCCGACCTGGACGCTGATGAAGGCCGCCGAAGCCGGTCAGGTGACCGATTGGCCGGCATTCTGGCTGCGCAATTATGCGGTCTATGCGGCCGAGCTCGACAAGCTGACCGCCGCCATCACCGCAGCCGACGCTGAACTGGCACCCTGA
- a CDS encoding ABC transporter ATP-binding protein, whose translation MSANHQLMAAGLDLAYGDRQIVSALDLSVPAGKLTVIVGANACGKSTLLRGLARLLVPARGAVYLDGKPIHQMPTREVATVLGVLPQSPIAPDAITVTDLVGRGRYPHQGWFRRWTPEDDAAVAEALRATDTLELAERPVDELSGGQRQRVWIAMALAQETDLLLLDEPTTFLDINHQVEVLDLLTDLVKASGRTVVVVLHDLNLACRYADHIVAMKAGRIVAEGRPVEVMTEAVVADVFGMTSRIVVDPVSDTPMIVPIGRHHVEKAVA comes from the coding sequence ATGTCCGCCAATCACCAGCTCATGGCCGCCGGCCTCGATCTTGCCTATGGCGATCGCCAGATCGTTTCGGCGCTGGATCTGTCCGTTCCGGCCGGCAAGCTGACCGTCATCGTCGGCGCCAATGCCTGTGGCAAGTCCACCCTGTTGCGCGGCCTCGCCCGCCTGTTGGTGCCCGCCCGCGGCGCGGTTTATCTCGATGGCAAGCCCATCCATCAGATGCCGACGCGCGAGGTTGCCACGGTGCTCGGCGTGCTGCCGCAGAGCCCGATCGCGCCCGACGCCATTACCGTGACTGATCTTGTCGGCCGCGGCCGCTATCCGCATCAGGGCTGGTTCCGCCGCTGGACGCCTGAAGACGACGCAGCCGTCGCCGAAGCCCTGCGCGCCACCGATACGCTCGAGCTGGCCGAGCGCCCCGTCGATGAACTCTCGGGCGGCCAGCGCCAGCGCGTCTGGATCGCCATGGCCCTGGCGCAGGAAACCGACCTGCTGCTGCTCGACGAGCCCACCACCTTCCTCGACATCAACCACCAGGTCGAAGTGCTCGATCTGTTGACCGATCTGGTCAAGGCCAGCGGCCGCACCGTGGTCGTCGTCCTGCACGACCTCAACCTTGCCTGCCGCTATGCCGATCACATCGTCGCCATGAAGGCCGGCCGCATCGTCGCCGAGGGCCGTCCGGTCGAGGTGATGACCGAGGCCGTGGTCGCCGACGTTTTCGGCATGACCTCGCGCATTGTCGTCGATCCTGTCTCCGACACGCCCATGATCGTGCCCATCGGCCGCCATCACGTCGAGAAGGCGGTCGCCTAA
- a CDS encoding alpha/beta family hydrolase, translating into MALEFMIEGPEAAPFTLLLAHGAGAPMDSASMTATSAALAKAGIRVARFEFGYMAARREGTRKPPPKAEKVMPEFMAAVEALDMQGGALFIGGKSMGGRVASMVADALYADGTIKGLVCLGYPFHPPEKPENLRTAHLETLKTPTLIVQGTRDVFGTRAEVETYGLSPAITLKWLEDGDHDLKPRKTMSGFSTADHLRAMAEETAGWMRRVTAG; encoded by the coding sequence ATGGCGCTGGAATTCATGATCGAGGGACCGGAGGCGGCGCCCTTTACGCTGCTACTGGCGCATGGCGCGGGCGCGCCGATGGATTCGGCGTCGATGACGGCGACGAGCGCGGCGCTGGCAAAGGCTGGAATCCGGGTGGCGCGGTTCGAGTTCGGCTATATGGCGGCGCGGCGGGAGGGCACGCGCAAGCCGCCGCCCAAGGCGGAAAAGGTCATGCCGGAGTTCATGGCGGCCGTCGAAGCGCTGGATATGCAGGGCGGCGCGCTGTTCATCGGCGGCAAATCCATGGGCGGACGGGTGGCGAGCATGGTGGCCGACGCGCTTTATGCCGACGGGACGATCAAGGGGCTCGTGTGCCTGGGCTATCCGTTTCACCCGCCCGAAAAGCCGGAAAACCTGCGCACTGCGCATCTTGAAACGCTGAAGACGCCGACGCTGATCGTGCAGGGCACGCGCGATGTGTTCGGGACGCGGGCCGAGGTCGAGACCTATGGGCTATCGCCGGCCATCACGCTCAAATGGCTCGAGGATGGCGACCATGACCTGAAGCCGAGAAAGACCATGTCCGGATTTTCGACGGCGGATCATCTGCGGGCCATGGCCGAGGAAACCGCGGGCTGGATGAGGCGGGTGACGGCCGGTTAG
- a CDS encoding ChrR family anti-sigma-E factor yields the protein MTINHHPDPATLMAFSAGALEEPYATVIATHLAMSEAGRRALRQLETIGGALLETEGAAPMASGALDRLMDRLDDDAETAVIAPAANDNDIPLPLRRYLPGGMEAVRWKWTGPGVATADLAWGRDGKSRLMLLRVAGGRQVPEHGHGGQELTLILSGAYRDRFGLFARGDIADHDEDVEHQPIAEPGPDCICLVAVDARLTFRGRLMRALQPLFGI from the coding sequence ATGACAATCAATCATCACCCCGACCCTGCAACCCTGATGGCCTTCAGCGCCGGCGCGCTGGAAGAACCCTATGCCACCGTGATCGCGACCCATCTGGCCATGTCGGAGGCCGGGCGCCGGGCCCTGCGGCAGCTCGAGACTATCGGCGGGGCGCTTCTGGAGACCGAAGGCGCAGCGCCCATGGCGAGCGGCGCGCTCGACCGGCTCATGGACCGCCTCGACGACGACGCCGAGACAGCAGTGATTGCGCCGGCGGCCAATGACAACGACATCCCCCTGCCCCTGCGGCGCTACCTGCCCGGCGGCATGGAGGCGGTTCGCTGGAAATGGACCGGGCCCGGTGTCGCCACTGCTGACCTGGCATGGGGCCGTGACGGCAAATCACGGCTGATGCTGCTGCGGGTAGCGGGCGGGCGGCAGGTGCCCGAGCATGGCCATGGCGGCCAGGAACTGACACTGATCCTCTCCGGCGCCTATCGCGACCGGTTCGGGCTTTTTGCGCGCGGCGACATCGCCGACCATGACGAGGACGTGGAGCACCAGCCCATTGCCGAGCCGGGACCCGACTGCATATGCCTCGTCGCCGTCGATGCCCGGCTGACATTCCGCGGGCGTCTGATGCGCGCCCTGCAACCGCTCTTCGGGATCTGA
- a CDS encoding sigma-70 family RNA polymerase sigma factor — MTHENVERSAAPLDSQDAASLVQRIAELRDRSALSALFGHFGPRIKSMMLRLGTGDAMAEDLVQETFLAVWRKAHLYSPERGAASTWLFTIARNLRIDQVRRQSNRPYEDLEQVELESEEPIGIAHVEQVEAVEKVKIALRALSSEQQEVVRLSFLHDMAHAQIAETLGIPLGTVKSRLRLAYERLRPLLEDLQ, encoded by the coding sequence ATGACACATGAAAACGTGGAGCGGTCCGCAGCGCCGCTGGACAGCCAGGATGCGGCGAGCCTCGTGCAGCGCATCGCCGAGTTGCGGGACCGATCGGCGCTTTCGGCGCTATTCGGCCATTTCGGCCCGCGGATCAAATCCATGATGCTGCGCCTGGGCACCGGCGATGCCATGGCCGAGGACCTGGTGCAGGAAACATTCCTGGCCGTGTGGCGTAAGGCGCACCTTTATTCGCCGGAGCGCGGCGCGGCGAGCACCTGGCTTTTCACCATTGCCCGCAACCTGCGCATCGACCAGGTGCGGCGCCAATCCAACCGGCCCTATGAGGACCTGGAGCAGGTTGAACTGGAAAGCGAAGAGCCCATCGGCATCGCCCATGTCGAGCAGGTCGAGGCCGTGGAAAAGGTCAAGATCGCGCTGCGGGCGCTTTCGAGCGAGCAGCAGGAAGTGGTGCGGCTGAGCTTCCTGCACGACATGGCGCATGCCCAGATCGCGGAAACGCTCGGCATTCCGCTGGGCACCGTGAAATCAAGACTTAGACTGGCCTATGAACGGCTCCGGCCTCTGCTGGAGGATCTGCAATGA
- a CDS encoding SDR family NAD(P)-dependent oxidoreductase: MEPGIAWIIGGGSGIGAAVARLLAKRGWTVAISGRDEAKLAAVASDDPAIRPYPLDVTDAEAGEATTARIAGDLGRIDLFIFGAAAWQPMKVGDYSFDKFNAVVDTNYLGFIRLANPVIRQMQAQGGGHLAVIASVAGYFGLPRSAAYSSTKAALINLLETMRTELRPSGVVVRMIAPGFVKSPLTDKNDFPMPFLMETDDAAERIVDGLTRSDRFEIAFPKRMVWLMKTVRWLPYPVFFWLTGKMVGK, translated from the coding sequence ATGGAACCGGGAATTGCCTGGATCATCGGCGGCGGCTCGGGCATTGGCGCGGCCGTGGCGCGGCTATTGGCAAAGCGCGGCTGGACGGTGGCCATCTCCGGGCGCGACGAAGCCAAACTGGCAGCCGTCGCCTCGGATGATCCGGCCATTCGCCCCTACCCGCTCGACGTGACCGATGCAGAGGCAGGCGAGGCCACGACTGCCCGCATCGCCGGTGATCTGGGGCGGATCGACCTCTTCATTTTCGGGGCGGCGGCCTGGCAGCCGATGAAGGTGGGTGACTACAGTTTTGACAAGTTCAACGCCGTGGTCGACACCAATTATCTCGGCTTTATCCGGCTCGCCAATCCGGTCATCCGGCAGATGCAGGCGCAGGGTGGCGGACATCTGGCGGTGATTGCCTCGGTGGCAGGCTATTTCGGTTTGCCGCGCTCGGCGGCCTATTCCTCGACGAAAGCCGCGCTGATCAACCTGCTCGAGACCATGCGGACAGAGTTGCGGCCAAGCGGCGTTGTGGTCCGGATGATTGCGCCGGGCTTCGTCAAATCGCCACTGACCGACAAGAACGACTTTCCGATGCCGTTTCTCATGGAAACCGACGACGCGGCCGAGCGCATCGTCGATGGGCTCACCCGCTCGGACCGGTTCGAGATCGCCTTTCCAAAGCGGATGGTGTGGCTGATGAAGACGGTGCGCTGGCTGCCTTATCCCGTGTTCTTCTGGCTGACGGGCAAGATGGTTGGGAAGTGA
- a CDS encoding cyclopropane-fatty-acyl-phospholipid synthase family protein codes for MSKTAVDQSSSGPSLGTRIASWFVERVGMALIGHPRVGAVTVIFPNGRTRTAGNPSTGEHAVLRLNNLRVISEAMKRGTVGFASAYMNGDIEVDDLTALFRFFLQNRDMFDRANLGFFRRAASDLHYHLSRRNTLEGSKKNIAEHYDLGNDFYGQWLDPSMTYSSALFTSGNQSLEQAQLAKYRRVADMAGITEGSSVLEIGCGWGGFAETVARDHKAHLRGITLSAEQLKYALERLASQGLDSHATLVFEDYRHTEGQFDHIGSIEMIEAVGEDNWPSYFQTIHDRLKPGGTAAIQAITINEADFEGYRSGPDFIQRYIFPGGMLLTKSVMKDFGDRYGLVLENVETFRLSYAKTLKLWRERFLERWPVIAPMGYDEYFKRKWVYYLSYCEAGFAEGSIDVGIYQYRRPA; via the coding sequence ATGAGCAAAACAGCCGTAGACCAGTCTTCCTCCGGTCCCTCCCTGGGCACCCGTATAGCCTCCTGGTTCGTCGAACGCGTCGGCATGGCGCTGATCGGCCATCCCAGGGTCGGCGCGGTGACCGTGATCTTCCCCAATGGCCGGACGCGCACCGCCGGCAACCCGTCGACCGGTGAACACGCCGTTCTCCGGCTCAACAATCTCCGCGTCATTTCCGAAGCCATGAAGCGCGGCACGGTCGGCTTTGCCTCGGCCTATATGAATGGCGATATCGAGGTCGATGACCTCACGGCGCTGTTCCGCTTCTTCCTGCAGAACCGGGACATGTTCGATCGCGCCAATCTCGGCTTCTTCCGCCGCGCCGCCTCGGATCTGCATTACCACCTGTCCCGCCGCAACACGCTGGAAGGCTCCAAGAAGAACATCGCCGAGCACTATGACCTGGGCAATGATTTCTACGGTCAGTGGTTGGACCCGTCCATGACCTATTCCTCGGCCCTGTTCACCTCCGGCAACCAGAGCCTCGAACAGGCGCAACTGGCCAAGTATCGGCGCGTCGCCGACATGGCCGGCATCACCGAAGGCTCCTCCGTGCTCGAAATCGGCTGCGGCTGGGGCGGCTTTGCCGAGACCGTCGCGCGTGACCACAAGGCCCATCTGCGCGGCATCACGCTGTCCGCCGAGCAACTCAAATATGCGCTGGAACGCCTGGCCAGCCAGGGCCTCGACAGCCACGCCACCCTGGTTTTCGAAGATTACCGCCACACCGAGGGCCAGTTCGACCATATCGGCTCCATCGAAATGATCGAGGCGGTGGGCGAAGACAATTGGCCGAGCTATTTCCAGACCATCCATGACCGCCTGAAACCCGGTGGAACGGCGGCCATCCAGGCCATCACCATCAACGAGGCCGATTTCGAGGGCTATCGCAGCGGCCCCGATTTCATCCAGCGCTACATCTTCCCCGGCGGCATGTTGCTGACCAAGTCGGTGATGAAGGATTTTGGCGACCGCTACGGCCTCGTGCTCGAAAATGTCGAGACCTTCCGCCTCAGCTACGCGAAAACGCTGAAACTCTGGCGTGAGCGCTTCCTCGAGCGCTGGCCGGTCATCGCCCCCATGGGCTATGACGAGTATTTCAAGCGCAAGTGGGTCTATTATCTCAGCTATTGCGAAGCCGGCTTTGCCGAAGGCTCCATTGACGTCGGCATCTACCAATACCGCCGGCCAGCCTGA
- a CDS encoding MFS transporter has product MVDIPIASVADPASMGNPGPHWQCRYWSIFGGQASSMIGSALTQFVLLWWITDTTGSVSALALAGMFALLPQALLGPIGGTFADRYNRRIIMITADAISAMCMMVLIALFVTNSIELWHIYTMMFIRSSMQAFQQPAAAASTAMLVPESFISRAAGLNQTLSGIMLVAAAPLGALAISVMPIGYALMIDIVTAAFGIMPLLIYRIPQVRIAVADRLGVWKELREGVSTVWHNGGLRRLYGLLFVTIIAIMPAFTLIPLLVKEYFGGAAPQVALMEGLSGAGMIAAGIIVAAIAPKRKILWVLWGFAISCFSVAFTALVPGNWIGLAAAFWCLSSVFYILGNGPLIAILQTTVPNQLQGRVLSLLNTMVGLGAPIGLALATPLGEMIGIQMLFIVMGAAGGLITLIGFASRPLLQIERNMVKA; this is encoded by the coding sequence GTGGTCGATATCCCCATAGCATCTGTCGCCGATCCCGCGTCGATGGGCAATCCGGGGCCGCATTGGCAGTGCCGCTATTGGTCGATCTTTGGCGGGCAGGCATCCTCTATGATCGGCTCGGCCCTAACGCAATTTGTGCTGCTCTGGTGGATCACCGACACAACGGGAAGCGTGTCAGCACTAGCCCTTGCAGGCATGTTTGCGCTGCTTCCTCAAGCGCTGCTCGGACCTATTGGCGGCACCTTTGCCGACCGTTACAACCGGCGCATCATCATGATCACTGCAGACGCGATCAGCGCCATGTGCATGATGGTGCTGATTGCGCTGTTCGTGACCAACAGCATCGAGCTTTGGCACATCTACACCATGATGTTTATTCGCAGCTCGATGCAGGCATTCCAGCAACCCGCAGCAGCGGCAAGCACGGCCATGCTTGTGCCGGAAAGCTTCATTTCTCGCGCTGCCGGGCTGAACCAGACCTTGAGCGGCATCATGCTGGTGGCCGCAGCCCCTCTTGGGGCGCTCGCGATCTCCGTCATGCCTATTGGCTACGCCCTGATGATCGATATTGTCACGGCGGCATTTGGCATCATGCCGCTGCTGATTTACCGCATTCCGCAAGTGCGTATTGCGGTCGCGGATCGGCTCGGCGTTTGGAAGGAGCTGCGCGAAGGCGTCAGCACCGTTTGGCACAATGGCGGGCTGCGCCGCCTCTATGGGCTTTTGTTCGTTACGATCATCGCCATCATGCCTGCTTTCACGCTCATTCCCCTGCTGGTGAAGGAGTATTTCGGCGGCGCGGCGCCACAGGTTGCCCTCATGGAAGGCCTGTCCGGTGCTGGGATGATAGCGGCGGGCATCATCGTCGCGGCCATAGCACCCAAGCGCAAAATCCTCTGGGTACTATGGGGCTTCGCAATTTCCTGTTTCTCGGTCGCGTTTACGGCTCTGGTACCGGGAAACTGGATTGGCCTTGCCGCAGCTTTCTGGTGCCTGAGCAGCGTGTTCTATATCCTTGGCAATGGGCCCTTGATCGCCATCCTGCAAACTACCGTGCCAAACCAATTGCAGGGCCGCGTCCTGTCGCTGCTCAATACCATGGTAGGCCTGGGCGCACCGATCGGGCTTGCTCTCGCCACCCCGCTTGGCGAGATGATCGGCATCCAAATGCTGTTCATTGTCATGGGCGCCGCGGGGGGCCTTATCACGCTGATAGGCTTCGCCTCGCGCCCGCTGCTGCAAATCGAGCGCAACATGGTCAAGGCCTGA
- a CDS encoding iron chelate uptake ABC transporter family permease subunit — protein sequence MAVGATHSTTRTARLTLGLLALIVMLCAVGLLSLTTGARAIPVENVWAALTAYDPSATEHRIIWDLRLPRTVAGLLVGAALGLAGSVLQGATRNPLADPSILGIHAGASLFVVLGISLFGLAQLSQYVWLAFAGAGAAMFVVYSVASLGREGATPVKLALAGAAITALLHAIINAILLTSPRTLDELRFWQVGSLAGRDMTIVLQVAPFLAAGAVLAFATARLLDGLAMGDDVARALGQRVGLSRGLAGLAAVILAGGSTAAAGPIAFVGLTVPHVARAITGPSYRWILPYSMLLAPILLLGSDVIGRVIAPPGEVQVGIVTAFLGAPFFIALVRRRKLATL from the coding sequence ATGGCTGTCGGGGCGACCCATTCCACCACGAGAACGGCCCGGCTGACGCTGGGCCTTCTGGCCTTGATCGTCATGCTCTGCGCGGTTGGTCTGCTGTCGCTGACAACGGGCGCGCGCGCCATCCCGGTGGAAAATGTCTGGGCGGCGCTCACCGCCTATGATCCGTCGGCCACCGAGCATCGCATCATCTGGGATCTGCGTCTGCCGCGGACCGTGGCCGGGCTCCTCGTCGGTGCCGCCCTCGGCCTTGCCGGTTCGGTGCTGCAGGGCGCCACGCGCAATCCGCTGGCCGACCCCTCGATCCTGGGCATTCATGCCGGAGCGTCGCTCTTCGTGGTACTGGGGATTTCGCTCTTCGGCCTTGCCCAGCTCAGCCAATATGTCTGGCTGGCCTTTGCCGGGGCAGGGGCGGCTATGTTCGTCGTCTATTCGGTGGCCTCGCTCGGCCGCGAGGGCGCAACGCCGGTCAAGCTGGCTTTGGCCGGCGCCGCCATTACCGCGCTGCTCCATGCCATCATCAATGCCATCCTCCTCACCAGCCCGCGCACCCTCGACGAGCTGCGGTTCTGGCAGGTGGGCTCGCTCGCCGGTCGCGACATGACCATCGTGCTCCAGGTCGCGCCCTTTCTCGCGGCCGGGGCCGTCCTCGCCTTCGCCACCGCCCGTCTGCTCGATGGCCTGGCCATGGGCGATGATGTTGCCCGCGCCCTGGGCCAGCGGGTCGGCCTGTCGCGTGGGCTGGCGGGCCTCGCCGCCGTCATCCTGGCGGGCGGCAGTACCGCTGCGGCCGGTCCCATCGCCTTTGTCGGCCTCACCGTTCCCCATGTCGCCCGCGCCATAACCGGTCCCAGCTATCGCTGGATTCTGCCCTATTCCATGCTGTTGGCGCCCATTCTCCTGCTGGGTTCCGATGTGATCGGCCGGGTGATCGCACCGCCGGGCGAGGTGCAGGTCGGTATCGTCACCGCCTTCCTCGGCGCGCCCTTCTTCATCGCGCTGGTCCGGCGCCGCAAGCTGGCCACGCTATGA
- a CDS encoding iron chelate uptake ABC transporter family permease subunit: MTLAAATHHVLAARSGASARRRAITTGLVVALVLAFAGAMYFGDYPVPAGDIVRSLLSPLTGLADRSVDFIVLQVRLPRAILALLTGAAFGLSGIIFQTLLRNPLASPDIIGIAHGASAGAVFCIIVLGWAGLAVSLGGFAGAVLTAIAIYLLAWRNGVTAYRVVLIGIGMAAMLAAVISYLFTRARLVEVQQALAWLVGSLNAARPGDSIVLACAMLVLIPAMVVLGRGLDAMELGDDTARALGARVETTRLGLMLVAVGFAAFATAAVGPVGFVAFVSGPLARVLLKGAGRGFLQAGLIGALVMIVSDLIAQHALPMVQLPVGVVTGACGALFLLWLLMASGRSGRVN, from the coding sequence ATGACCCTGGCTGCTGCAACCCATCACGTCCTCGCCGCCCGCAGCGGCGCCTCTGCCCGTCGGCGCGCCATCACCACGGGCCTCGTGGTCGCGCTGGTCCTGGCCTTTGCTGGCGCCATGTATTTTGGCGATTACCCGGTTCCGGCCGGGGACATTGTCCGCTCCTTGCTTTCGCCGCTGACCGGCCTGGCCGACCGCTCGGTCGATTTCATCGTCCTCCAGGTCCGCCTGCCGCGCGCCATTCTGGCCCTGCTCACCGGCGCCGCCTTTGGCCTGTCCGGAATCATTTTCCAAACGCTTTTGCGTAACCCCTTGGCCAGCCCCGACATTATCGGCATCGCTCATGGCGCCAGCGCCGGGGCGGTGTTCTGCATCATCGTCCTCGGCTGGGCGGGGCTGGCCGTCTCGCTGGGCGGTTTTGCCGGCGCCGTGCTCACCGCCATCGCCATCTATCTGCTCGCCTGGCGCAATGGCGTCACGGCCTATCGCGTTGTGCTGATCGGCATCGGCATGGCCGCCATGCTGGCCGCCGTCATTTCCTACCTCTTCACCCGCGCCCGGCTGGTCGAAGTGCAGCAGGCGCTCGCCTGGCTGGTCGGCAGCCTCAATGCGGCCCGCCCCGGCGACTCCATCGTCCTCGCCTGCGCCATGCTGGTGCTGATCCCGGCCATGGTGGTGCTGGGTCGTGGCCTTGATGCCATGGAACTGGGCGACGACACCGCCCGGGCCCTTGGCGCGCGCGTCGAAACCACCCGGCTGGGGCTGATGCTCGTGGCCGTGGGCTTTGCCGCCTTCGCGACGGCGGCGGTCGGTCCAGTCGGCTTCGTTGCCTTCGTTTCGGGGCCACTGGCCCGGGTGCTGCTCAAGGGGGCAGGGCGGGGCTTCCTGCAGGCTGGCCTCATCGGCGCCCTGGTGATGATTGTCTCGGACCTCATTGCCCAGCATGCCCTGCCCATGGTGCAATTGCCCGTGGGTGTCGTGACGGGTGCATGTGGTGCCCTGTTCCTGCTATGGCTGCTGATGGCCTCCGGCCGATCCGGCCGCGTCAACTGA
- the dinB gene encoding DNA polymerase IV: MAAAANILHADLDSFYASVEQLLNPDLRGKAIAVGGGVVLAASYEAKAFGVKGGMSGRRARELCPHLIFTGGHFAEYQRLGDAAIDVLRDYTPLVERISIDEAFADVSGCTHLFGPPEEIARTIRRRVRDEIGLPISVGVARTKHLAKVASQVAKPDGLVLVAPGTELDFLHDLPVGLMWGVGPVTEAKLKDQGILTIGQLAATPGRSLRGLLGEAVGDKLSDLAWDRDTRVVATGHRARSAGAQSALGRRPATEAVYKPTLRHLADRVTSRLRAKSLAGRTITIRIRFADMRSITRALTLDAPVSATAIVAEVAEDLVRAALAEHAREKVITLLAVSVSHIDKQPHIQLELPLGLGDENRRPGSARGAARWSADRAMDKARTRFGRDAIGYAITQLEKRPTVPDAFRELAEKDMGRAGG, encoded by the coding sequence ATGGCTGCTGCAGCGAACATCCTTCACGCCGATCTCGATTCCTTCTACGCCTCGGTCGAGCAATTGCTGAACCCCGATCTGCGCGGCAAGGCTATCGCGGTGGGCGGCGGGGTGGTGCTGGCCGCCTCCTATGAGGCCAAGGCCTTTGGCGTCAAAGGCGGCATGTCGGGCCGCCGCGCCCGCGAGCTCTGTCCCCACCTCATCTTCACCGGCGGCCATTTCGCCGAGTACCAGCGCCTCGGCGACGCCGCCATCGATGTCCTGCGCGACTATACCCCCCTGGTCGAGCGCATTTCCATCGACGAGGCCTTTGCCGATGTTTCCGGCTGCACCCATCTCTTCGGCCCGCCCGAGGAGATCGCCCGCACCATTCGCCGCCGCGTGCGCGATGAGATCGGCCTGCCCATTTCGGTCGGCGTGGCCCGCACCAAGCACCTCGCCAAGGTCGCCTCGCAGGTCGCCAAGCCCGATGGGCTGGTGCTGGTCGCTCCTGGCACCGAGCTGGACTTCCTTCACGATCTGCCCGTGGGCCTCATGTGGGGCGTCGGCCCGGTGACCGAGGCCAAGCTTAAGGATCAGGGCATTCTCACCATCGGCCAATTGGCTGCCACGCCCGGCCGCTCGCTGCGCGGGCTCCTGGGCGAGGCGGTGGGCGACAAGCTGTCCGACCTGGCCTGGGATCGTGACACCCGCGTCGTCGCCACCGGCCACCGCGCCCGCTCCGCCGGCGCCCAGTCGGCCCTTGGCCGCCGCCCCGCCACCGAAGCGGTCTATAAACCCACCCTGCGCCATCTGGCCGATCGGGTCACCTCGCGCCTGCGCGCCAAGTCACTGGCCGGCCGCACCATCACCATTCGCATCCGCTTTGCCGATATGCGCTCCATCACCCGCGCCCTGACCCTCGATGCCCCGGTGTCGGCCACCGCCATCGTGGCCGAAGTCGCCGAAGACCTGGTGCGCGCCGCCCTTGCCGAACATGCCCGGGAAAAGGTCATTACGCTCCTGGCCGTGTCAGTCTCCCATATCGACAAGCAGCCCCATATTCAGCTCGAACTGCCCCTTGGCCTGGGCGACGAAAACCGCCGCCCCGGCTCAGCCCGCGGCGCCGCTCGCTGGTCCGCCGACCGCGCCATGGACAAGGCCCGCACCCGCTTCGGCCGCGACGCCATCGGCTACGCCATAACCCAACTCGAAAAACGCCCCACCGTCCCCGACGCCTTCCGCGAGCTGGCGGAAAAGGATATGGGCCGGGCAGGGGGATGA